In Melospiza melodia melodia isolate bMelMel2 chromosome 11, bMelMel2.pri, whole genome shotgun sequence, the following proteins share a genomic window:
- the HEBP2 gene encoding heme-binding protein 2, protein MIKSFKQTFLSLDLQSPRWSSAEAMAKDYELRQYETAKWVSTVIRGESQKEAMRQGFWKLFHYLQGKNEKEMKIDMTVPVTCLVKSGCTDFKISFFVPFEHQDCPPQPTDSDVFIEERKAAALFVRSFGGFASPEKYAEEADALARTLRNRGQPFHEDFFYTAGYDSPFKLFNRHNEVWYFKK, encoded by the exons ATGATCAAGTCCTTCAAGCAAACATTTCTGTCCCTGGACCTGCAGTCCCCTCGCTGGAGCTCAGCAGAGGCAATG GCCAAGGACTATGAACTGCGTCAGTACGAGACAGCCAAGTGGGTCAGCACGGTCATCAGGGGGGAAAGCCAGAAGGAAGCAATGCGCCAGGGCTTCTGGAAACTCTTCCACTACCTCCAGGGAAAGAATGAAAAAG AAATGAAGATTGATATGACTGTGCCAGTGACCTGCCTGGTAAAATCAGGCTGCACAGACTTCAAGATCTCTTTCTTTGTGCCATTTGAACACCAGGACTGTCCCCCCCAGCCCACTGACTCCGATGTGTTCATTGAGGAACGGAAGGCAGCAGCTCTCTTTGTCCG ATCCTTTGGTGGATTTGCCTCCCCAGAGAAGTATGCTGAGGAAGCTGATGCCTTGGCCAGAACCTTAAGAAACAGAGGCCAACCATTCCACGAAGATTTCTTTTATACTGCAGGCTATGACAGTCCCT
- the NPL gene encoding N-acetylneuraminate lyase isoform X2: protein MAPRKKLKGLVAATITPMTPDGKINLPVIRQYVDYLVNEQNVKNIFVNGTTGEGLSLSIQERKQLAEEWMCQGKDKLDHVIIHVGALNLPECQELARHAAAIGADGIAVIAPFFFKPTNKDELIAFMQKVASEAPEVPFYYYHIPPLTGVKIRVEELLDGIKAQIPTFQGVKFSDTDLLDLAQCIHKNETGEFEFLYGVDEYIQLLRPTDQSDVASLCKARPCLGTAVSVSHWGISQLCHQAGFWCCTD, encoded by the exons ATGGCACCCCGAAAGAAGTTAAAGGGTCTCGTAGCTGCTACCATCACTCCAATGACTCCGGATGG AAAAATTAACCTCCCAGTGATTCGTCAGTACGTGGATTATCTGGTAAATGAGCAGAATGTGAAGAACATTTTTG TGAATGGCACAACAGGAGAAGGCCTATCCCTTAGCATCCAGGAGAGGAAGCAGTTGGCAGAAGAATGGATGTGCCAGGGAAAAGACAA atTGGACCACGTGATCATTCATGTGGGAGCACTGAATCTGCCAGAGTGCCAAGAGCTG GCAAGACATGCAGCAGCCATAGGTGCTGATGGCATTGCTGTCATAGCCCCCTTCTTCTTCAAACCCACAAACAAAG ATGAGCTGATTGCTTTCATGCAGAAGGTTGCATCTGAAGCCCCTGAGGTGCCATTTTATTACTATCACATTCCTCCTCTAACAGGTGTGAAGA TTCGTGTGGAAGAGTTGCTGGATGGGATAAAAGCACAGATCCCCACCTTCCAGGGTGTGAAGTTCAGTGACACAGACCTCTTGGACCTGGCACAGTGCATACACAAGAATGAAACAGGGGAGTTTGAATTTCTTTATGGGGTGGATGAG TACATACAACTACTTAGGCCGACAGACCAATCTGATGTTGCAAGCCTTTGCAAAGCCAGACCTTGCCTTGGCACAGCAGTATCAG TTTCTCACTGGGGAATTTCTCAACTTTGTCATCAAGCTGG